In Nomascus leucogenys isolate Asia chromosome 8, Asia_NLE_v1, whole genome shotgun sequence, a single genomic region encodes these proteins:
- the LOC100593667 gene encoding LOW QUALITY PROTEIN: olfactory receptor 2S2-like (The sequence of the model RefSeq protein was modified relative to this genomic sequence to represent the inferred CDS: substituted 1 base at 1 genomic stop codon) → MEKANETSPVMGFVLLGLSAHPELEKTFFVLILLMYLVILLGNGVLILVTILDSRLHTPMYFFLGNLSFLDTCFTTSSVPLVLDSFLTPXETVSFSACAVQMALSFAMAGTECLLLSMMAFDRYVAICNPLRYSVIMNKAAYMPMAASSWAIGGAASVVHTSLAIQLPFCGDNVINHFTCEILAVLKLACADISINVISMEVTNVIFLGVPVLFISFSYVFIITTILRIPSAEGRKKAFSTCSAHLTVMIVFYGTLFFMYGKPKSKDSMGADKEDLSDKLIPLFYGVVTPMLNLLIYSLRNKDVKAAVRSLLRPKGFTQ, encoded by the coding sequence ATGGAAAAAGCCAATGAGACCTCCCCTGTGATGGGGTTTGTTCTCCTGGGGCTCTCTGCCCACCCAGAGCTGGAAAAGACATTCTTCGTGCTCATCTTGCTGATGTACCTGGTGATCCTGCTGGGCAATGGGGTCCTCATCCTGGTGACCATCCTTGACTCCCGCCTGCACACGCCCATGTACTTCTTCCTAGGGAACCTCTCCTTCCTGGACACCTGCTTCACTACCTCCTCAGTCCCACTGGTCCTGGACAGCTTTTTGACTCCGTAGGAAACCGTCTCCTTCTCAGCCTGTGCTGTGCAGATGGCACTCTCCTTTGCCATGGCAGGAACAGAGTGCCTGCTGCTGAGCATGATGGCATTTGATCGCTATGTGGCCATCTGCAACCCCCTTAGATACTCCGTGATCATGAACAAGGCTGCCTACATGCCCATGGCTGCCAGCTCCTGGGCTATTGGTGGTGCTGCTTCCGTGGTACACACATCCTTGGCAATTCAGCTGCCCTTCTGTGGGGACAATGTCATCAACCACTTCACCTGTGAGATTCTGGCTGTTCTAAAGTTGGCCTGTGCTGACATTTCCATCAATGTGATCAGCATGGAGGTGACGAACGTGATCTTCCTGGGAGTCCCAGTTCTGTTCATCTCTTTCTCCTATGTCttcatcattaccaccatcctGAGGATCCCCTCAGCTGAGGGGAGGAAAAAGGCCTTCTCCACCTGCTCTGCCCACCTCACTGTGATGATCGTCTTCTACGGGACCTTATTCTTCATGTATGGGAAGCCCAAGTCTAAGGACTCCATGGGAGCAGACAAAGAGGATCTTTCAGACAAACTCATCCCCCTTTTCTATGGGGTGGTGACCCCCATGCTCAACCTCCTCATCTACAGCCTGAGGAACAAGGATGTGAAGGCCGCTGTGAGGAGCCTGCTGAGACCAAAAGGCTTCACTCAGTGA